A stretch of Sinorhizobium meliloti DNA encodes these proteins:
- a CDS encoding sarcosine oxidase subunit delta, protein MLLIYCPYCEEERSELEFRNAGDAHIVRPANIAEISDEEFEEYFFLRQNPKGLIYERWRHIHGCGRFFNAARDTVSDRFHVTYKAGEPRPDLNAEPKTSETVETYEALEGVAE, encoded by the coding sequence ATGCTTCTGATTTACTGCCCCTATTGCGAGGAAGAGCGCTCGGAGCTCGAATTCCGCAATGCCGGCGATGCCCATATCGTCAGACCGGCCAACATCGCCGAGATCAGCGACGAGGAGTTCGAGGAATACTTCTTCCTCCGTCAGAATCCGAAAGGGCTGATCTATGAAAGGTGGCGGCATATCCACGGCTGCGGTCGCTTCTTCAATGCGGCCCGCGATACCGTGAGCGACCGCTTCCACGTGACCTACAAGGCCGGTGAGCCGAGGCCGGATCTTAACGCCGAGCCGAAGACGAGCGAAACGGTCGAGACCTACGAGGCGCTGGAAGGAGTGGCAGAATGA
- a CDS encoding DUF992 domain-containing protein, which translates to MIRQTLITAIAFAALSGAAAAQNYVTLGRLTCGSEGGTGLIVTSTKNLMCTFSPADGSPGGVYAGKITKIGLDIGSTGKTVMIWDVLAKTGTPLNEFALAGEYVGVGADASFAVGGGAKVIAGGTNKAFMLQPVNVQVQEGLNVALGVDHLVLVPAG; encoded by the coding sequence ATGATTCGACAGACCCTCATTACCGCAATCGCCTTTGCGGCGCTCTCCGGAGCTGCCGCCGCCCAGAATTACGTCACGCTCGGGCGTCTCACATGCGGCTCGGAAGGCGGCACCGGGCTTATCGTCACCTCGACCAAGAACCTGATGTGCACCTTCTCGCCGGCGGATGGCTCGCCTGGAGGGGTCTATGCGGGCAAGATCACCAAGATCGGCCTGGATATCGGCTCCACCGGCAAAACCGTCATGATCTGGGACGTGCTGGCGAAAACCGGCACTCCGCTGAACGAATTTGCGCTGGCTGGCGAATATGTCGGTGTCGGCGCCGATGCGAGCTTCGCAGTCGGTGGCGGCGCCAAGGTCATTGCCGGCGGCACGAACAAGGCCTTCATGCTGCAACCGGTCAATGTCCAGGTGCAGGAAGGCCTGAATGTCGCCCTCGGCGTGGATCACCTGGTCCTGGTGCCGGCCGGCTGA
- a CDS encoding tetratricopeptide repeat protein, giving the protein MAFGPCRIEGSTLTLAAMTADVSGLITEEANRRHQRKPKLAAFLVLGSALLIAGCQTDKPESMFRVERAQGSEENIASLSSVIASNPSDPEGYNVRGSAYGRAGEFRRAVADFDQAIQLNPRFYQAYANRALVQRNLGNQQAALADYNAALQINPNYDVAYIGRGNLYRQANQLDAAFNDFNKAIELDTADPRAYHNRGLIYQARNQHAQAIEDFSKAISLSPSSPEPYNGRGISYVAQGDDDNAFSDFNTAINLNGKLAESWANQALIYERRGDKAKAAKSYSHALSLDPKYEPARAGLARAKAMS; this is encoded by the coding sequence ATGGCTTTCGGGCCTTGTCGCATTGAGGGATCGACTTTGACACTTGCTGCCATGACTGCGGACGTCTCCGGCCTCATCACCGAGGAGGCGAACCGCCGCCACCAGCGCAAGCCGAAGCTTGCCGCCTTTCTCGTGCTCGGCTCGGCCCTGCTCATCGCAGGATGCCAGACCGACAAGCCCGAATCGATGTTCCGCGTCGAACGGGCTCAGGGCTCGGAAGAAAACATCGCCTCGCTCTCGAGCGTCATTGCCTCCAATCCGAGCGACCCCGAGGGCTACAATGTGCGCGGCTCGGCCTACGGGCGCGCCGGCGAATTTCGCCGGGCGGTCGCCGATTTCGACCAGGCGATCCAGCTCAACCCGCGCTTCTATCAGGCCTATGCCAATCGGGCGCTGGTTCAGCGCAACCTGGGCAACCAGCAGGCCGCTCTTGCGGATTACAATGCGGCACTGCAGATCAATCCGAATTACGATGTCGCCTATATCGGCCGCGGCAATCTCTACCGTCAGGCGAACCAGCTCGACGCCGCCTTCAACGACTTCAACAAGGCGATCGAACTCGATACGGCAGACCCCCGCGCCTACCACAATCGTGGCCTGATCTATCAGGCGCGCAATCAGCACGCGCAGGCTATCGAAGATTTCTCCAAGGCAATCTCGCTCTCGCCGAGCTCACCCGAACCCTATAACGGCCGCGGCATCTCCTATGTGGCGCAGGGCGACGACGACAACGCCTTCTCCGACTTCAACACTGCCATCAACCTGAATGGCAAGCTGGCCGAGTCCTGGGCGAACCAGGCGCTGATCTACGAGCGCCGCGGCGACAAGGCCAAGGCGGCGAAGTCCTATTCGCATGCTTTGTCGCTCGATCCCAAATACGAGCCGGCGCGTGCCGGCCTTGCCCGCGCCAAGGCGATGTCCTGA
- a CDS encoding sarcosine oxidase subunit alpha has translation MTGVNRISGAGRLTPARTARFTFDGRTLTALEGDTIASALIANDIHLVGRSFKYHRPRGILSAGAEEPNALLDVSRDAARRQPNVRATVQEVFDGMKVLSQNRWPSLAFDVGGFNDLLSPFFAAGFYYKTFMWPKAAWHKLYEPFIRRAAGLGVAPAEPDPDHYSSRYVHCDVLVVGAGAAGLSAALAAANAGAKVILCDEQPAVGGALHYDSGTMIDGKPGYDWALATGRALVAMDNVTLLTRTTAFGYYNHNFVGLVERVTDHLPAPDKGLPRERLWQVRAKKVILANGAIERHMVFANNDRPGIMLASAGRTYLNHFGVAVGKKVGIYTAHDSAYEAAFDLRKAGIDVPVIVDCRDKPGDMVLAEARSLGIEVLSGHSVVNTAGKLRIASMSVARNGGGASRKIAVDALLVSAGWTPSVHLFSQSRGKVTFDAATERFLPGTYAQECLSVGACNGTDDLQATIDEALAAGELAARAAGAEGGAQVALSGRNAFEWTGGMIGAAEGAGADKTVKAFIDFQHDVCAKDIRLAVREGMHSIEHIKRFTTNGMASDQGKLSNMHGLAIAAEALGKEIPQVGLTTFRQPYTPVTFGTIVSHSRGSLFDPARKTPIHAWEEAHGAEFEDVGNWKRAWFYPKAGENMHEAVARECKTVREAAGVFDASTLGKIEVVGPDAAEFLNLMYTNAWDNLKPGRCRYGIMLRDDGFVYDDGVVGRLAEDRFHVTTTTGGAPRVLHHMEDYLQTEFPHLKVWLTSTTEQWAVIAVQGPKAREIIAPLVEGIDLSNEAFPHMSVAEGRICGVPTRLFRMSFTGELGFEVNVPADYGQAVWEAIWARAEPMGACAYGTETMHVLRAEKGYIIVGQDTDGTLTPDDAGLSWAVSKKKQDFVGIRGMKRPDLVKEGRKQLVGLLTKDPQVVLEEGAQIVADPNEPKPMTMLGHVTSSYWSPNCGRSIALAVVAGGRARLGQTLYVPMADRTIAVEVSDMVFFDKEGGRLHG, from the coding sequence ATGACCGGGGTCAACCGAATTTCGGGCGCCGGGCGCCTGACGCCGGCGCGCACCGCCCGCTTCACCTTCGACGGCCGGACGCTGACGGCGCTCGAGGGCGACACGATCGCCTCGGCGCTCATCGCCAACGACATCCATCTCGTCGGCCGCTCGTTCAAATATCACCGCCCGCGCGGCATTCTTTCAGCAGGCGCCGAAGAGCCGAATGCGCTGCTCGACGTTTCGCGCGATGCCGCGCGCCGGCAGCCGAACGTCCGCGCCACCGTGCAGGAAGTCTTCGACGGCATGAAGGTGTTGTCGCAGAACCGTTGGCCGTCGCTCGCCTTCGACGTCGGCGGCTTCAACGATCTCCTGTCGCCCTTCTTCGCCGCGGGCTTCTACTACAAGACCTTCATGTGGCCGAAGGCCGCCTGGCACAAGCTCTACGAGCCTTTCATCCGCCGCGCCGCCGGTCTCGGCGTCGCGCCCGCGGAGCCCGATCCGGATCATTATTCAAGCCGCTACGTCCATTGCGACGTGCTGGTGGTCGGCGCCGGCGCTGCGGGACTTTCGGCCGCACTTGCGGCCGCGAATGCCGGTGCGAAGGTGATCCTGTGCGACGAGCAGCCGGCTGTCGGCGGCGCCCTGCATTACGACAGCGGCACCATGATCGACGGCAAGCCAGGCTATGACTGGGCGCTGGCGACGGGCAGGGCGCTTGTGGCGATGGACAATGTCACGCTGCTGACCCGCACGACGGCCTTCGGTTACTACAACCACAATTTCGTCGGCCTCGTCGAGCGAGTGACGGACCACCTCCCGGCTCCCGATAAGGGGCTTCCGCGCGAGCGTCTGTGGCAGGTGCGCGCGAAGAAGGTCATTCTCGCCAATGGCGCGATCGAGCGCCACATGGTCTTCGCCAACAACGACCGCCCTGGAATCATGCTGGCCTCGGCCGGCCGCACCTATCTCAACCATTTCGGCGTCGCAGTCGGCAAGAAGGTGGGCATCTATACGGCCCATGATTCCGCCTATGAGGCGGCCTTCGACCTGAGGAAGGCCGGCATCGATGTCCCCGTGATCGTCGACTGCCGCGACAAGCCGGGCGACATGGTGCTCGCGGAAGCCCGCAGCCTCGGCATCGAGGTGCTGAGCGGCCACTCGGTCGTCAATACCGCCGGCAAGCTCAGGATCGCATCCATGAGTGTCGCTCGCAACGGCGGCGGAGCATCCCGCAAGATCGCGGTCGACGCACTGCTCGTCTCGGCCGGATGGACCCCCTCGGTGCATCTCTTCTCGCAGTCTCGCGGCAAGGTGACATTCGACGCGGCGACGGAGCGGTTCCTGCCGGGAACCTATGCACAGGAATGCCTGTCCGTCGGCGCCTGCAACGGCACGGACGACCTGCAGGCGACGATCGACGAGGCGCTTGCCGCCGGTGAACTGGCGGCCCGTGCCGCGGGTGCGGAAGGCGGCGCGCAGGTCGCGCTCTCCGGCCGCAACGCCTTCGAATGGACGGGCGGCATGATCGGCGCGGCGGAAGGCGCGGGTGCGGATAAGACGGTCAAGGCCTTCATCGACTTCCAGCACGACGTCTGCGCCAAGGACATCCGTCTCGCGGTGCGCGAAGGAATGCATTCGATCGAGCACATCAAGCGCTTCACCACCAACGGCATGGCTTCCGACCAGGGCAAGCTTTCCAACATGCACGGTCTCGCGATCGCGGCGGAAGCGCTCGGCAAGGAAATCCCCCAGGTGGGGCTCACGACCTTCCGCCAGCCCTATACGCCGGTGACCTTCGGGACGATCGTCAGCCACTCGCGCGGAAGCCTCTTCGATCCGGCGCGCAAGACGCCCATCCATGCCTGGGAGGAGGCGCATGGCGCCGAGTTCGAGGATGTCGGCAACTGGAAGCGCGCCTGGTTCTATCCGAAGGCGGGCGAGAATATGCATGAGGCGGTCGCGCGCGAGTGCAAGACCGTTCGCGAAGCGGCCGGCGTCTTCGACGCATCGACCCTCGGCAAGATCGAGGTGGTCGGCCCGGATGCCGCCGAGTTCCTGAACCTCATGTACACCAACGCCTGGGACAATCTGAAGCCCGGCCGCTGCCGCTACGGCATCATGCTGCGCGACGACGGCTTCGTCTACGACGACGGTGTCGTCGGCCGGCTTGCGGAAGATCGCTTCCATGTGACGACGACGACCGGCGGCGCGCCGCGCGTCCTCCACCACATGGAGGACTATCTCCAGACGGAGTTCCCGCATCTGAAGGTGTGGCTGACCTCGACGACCGAGCAATGGGCGGTCATCGCGGTGCAGGGTCCGAAGGCACGCGAGATCATCGCGCCGCTCGTCGAGGGCATCGATCTCTCGAACGAAGCCTTCCCCCATATGAGCGTTGCCGAAGGCCGCATTTGCGGTGTGCCGACCAGGCTCTTCCGCATGTCGTTCACCGGCGAGCTCGGCTTCGAGGTCAACGTACCGGCCGATTACGGCCAGGCCGTGTGGGAGGCGATCTGGGCACGGGCCGAGCCGATGGGCGCCTGCGCCTACGGCACCGAGACCATGCACGTGCTGCGCGCCGAAAAAGGCTACATCATCGTCGGCCAGGATACGGACGGAACCCTCACGCCGGACGATGCCGGCCTCTCCTGGGCGGTATCGAAGAAGAAGCAGGACTTCGTCGGCATTCGCGGCATGAAGCGCCCCGACCTCGTCAAGGAAGGCCGCAAGCAGCTCGTCGGCCTCCTCACGAAGGACCCGCAGGTGGTGCTGGAGGAGGGGGCGCAGATCGTTGCCGATCCGAACGAACCGAAGCCGATGACCATGCTCGGTCATGTGACCTCGTCCTACTGGTCGCCGAACTGCGGCCGCTCGATCGCGCTCGCGGTCGTCGCCGGCGGCCGCGCGCGCCTCGGCCAGACGCTCTACGTGCCGATGGCCGACCGGACGATCGCCGTCGAGGTGAGCGACATGGTGTTCTTTGACAAGGAAGGAGGTCGCCTCCATGGCTGA
- a CDS encoding sarcosine oxidase subunit beta family protein, whose product MRKYSVFAVAREALRGHKGWGPHWASPEPRKQYDAIIIGGGGHGLGAAYYLAKEHGITNVAVLEKGWIGGGNTGRNTTIIRSNYLYEESMDIYEHSLKLWENLSQDLNYNVMYSPRGVMMLSHNIHDQQSFKRHINANRLYGIDNEWLTPEQAKAYCPPLDISKTARYPINGAALQRRGGTARHDAVAWGYARAASDRGVHIIQNCEVTGIRRDETGRVTGVDTNRGFIGAKKVGISAAGHSSVLMQMADVRVPLQSQPLQALVSEPLKPIFPCVVMSNSVHAYISQSDKGEFVIGAGTDQYNSYSQTGGLQIITHTLDAICELFPMFRRVKMMRQWGGIVDVTQDRSPIQGVTPVPGLYLNAGWGTGGFKATPGSANLFAHLIARGEPHRLAAGLTLERFRTGRLIDEAAAAAVAH is encoded by the coding sequence ATGCGCAAATATTCTGTTTTTGCCGTGGCGCGCGAGGCGCTGCGCGGCCACAAGGGGTGGGGCCCGCACTGGGCTTCGCCGGAGCCGCGCAAGCAATATGACGCAATCATCATAGGCGGCGGCGGTCATGGCCTCGGCGCCGCCTATTATCTCGCCAAAGAGCACGGCATCACCAATGTCGCCGTGCTCGAGAAGGGCTGGATCGGCGGCGGCAACACCGGCCGCAACACGACGATCATCCGGTCCAACTATCTCTATGAAGAGAGCATGGACATCTACGAGCATTCGCTGAAGCTCTGGGAAAACCTGTCGCAGGACCTGAACTACAACGTCATGTATTCGCCGCGCGGCGTGATGATGCTGTCGCACAACATCCATGACCAGCAGTCCTTCAAGCGTCACATCAATGCCAACCGGCTCTACGGCATCGACAATGAATGGCTGACGCCGGAACAGGCCAAGGCCTACTGCCCGCCGCTCGACATATCGAAGACTGCCCGCTACCCGATCAACGGCGCGGCACTGCAGCGCCGCGGCGGCACTGCGCGCCATGATGCGGTCGCCTGGGGCTATGCGCGCGCGGCTTCGGATCGCGGCGTCCACATCATCCAGAATTGCGAAGTGACCGGCATCCGCCGCGACGAAACCGGCCGCGTGACCGGCGTCGATACCAATCGCGGCTTCATCGGCGCGAAGAAGGTCGGCATCTCTGCTGCGGGCCACTCGTCGGTCCTGATGCAGATGGCGGATGTGCGCGTGCCGCTGCAGAGCCAGCCGCTGCAGGCGCTCGTCTCCGAGCCCTTGAAGCCGATCTTCCCCTGCGTTGTCATGTCGAACTCCGTGCATGCCTATATCTCGCAGTCGGACAAGGGCGAGTTCGTCATCGGCGCCGGCACCGACCAGTACAATTCCTACTCGCAGACCGGCGGCCTGCAGATCATCACGCATACGCTGGATGCGATCTGCGAGCTTTTCCCGATGTTCCGCCGCGTCAAGATGATGCGGCAATGGGGCGGCATCGTCGACGTCACTCAGGATCGTTCGCCGATCCAGGGCGTGACGCCGGTGCCCGGGCTCTACCTCAATGCCGGCTGGGGAACGGGCGGCTTCAAGGCGACGCCGGGTTCGGCCAATCTCTTTGCCCATCTCATCGCGCGCGGCGAGCCGCACCGGCTTGCCGCGGGGCTCACGCTCGAGCGCTTCCGCACCGGGCGGCTCATCGACGAGGCAGCCGCGGCCGCCGTTGCGCACTAA
- the rpsU gene encoding 30S ribosomal protein S21: MQVLVRDNNVDQALRALKKKMQREGIFREMKMRDFYEKPSQKRAREKAEAVRRVRKLARKRAQREGIVAR, translated from the coding sequence GTGCAGGTACTTGTCCGCGATAACAATGTCGATCAGGCGCTCCGCGCTCTTAAGAAAAAGATGCAGCGCGAAGGCATTTTCCGCGAAATGAAGATGCGTGACTTCTACGAAAAGCCGTCCCAGAAGCGTGCGCGCGAAAAGGCAGAAGCCGTCCGCCGCGTTCGCAAGCTGGCCCGCAAGCGGGCGCAGCGCGAAGGCATCGTGGCCCGCTGA